Below is a window of Phocoena sinus isolate mPhoSin1 chromosome 2, mPhoSin1.pri, whole genome shotgun sequence DNA.
GGTCTAGTAACCGTCAGCACTGGCATCACATGGGAGCTTTATGGCAATCCAGGATCTTAGATTACCCCAGACTTACTGATTCAGATCCTACCTTTTAACTAGATCTCAGGTGATTCCTATCCATGTTAATGTTTGAGAAGCTTCCATGTATTTACTCTCAAGGTATGACTTTGGGTAATAGGACAATTTGCCTTTTTAAGTGATTAATCCCATTTactaatgctttttttaaaaaaaagcttaactGTAAAGACATAATAATGTAAGTTGTGCACCTGAAGCCCTAAAGgtaataaaaggataaaaaacttTTTAGGGGCttcggtggcacagtggttaagaatccgcctgccaatgcagggcatgcaggttcaagccctcgtccaggaggatcccacatgccacggagcagctaagcccgtgcactgcaactactgagccagcgctctagagcctgtgagccacaactgctgagcctgcaagccacaactactgaagcccatgtgccacaactactgaagcctgtgtgcctagagcccgtgctctgcaacaaagagaagccaccgcaatgagaagcccacacactgcaaccaagagtggcctccgctcgccacaactagagaaagcctgcacgcagcaacaaagacccaacacagtcaaaaataaataaataaataaagttatataaaaaaaactttttaatgtaGTCCAATTATAATATTGATAAGATTGCTTTTAGGGCCAAAGCTATGTATGTTTTCAGCATGCTAGCCTATAGCAACTGTCTCTTCATTTACTGTGTATTAAAGATCATCTCTTAACTTTACATTTTGATCGATgttaccttaaaaataatttatccacTGTCTTGTTCAGAAAGGATTTAAGATAGCTTTATCATTTTGTTGTGAACTGATAACTGGAGGAATTAATGTAATGTACATATATTTACTgtcaaagaaaataatactgttcattatatgttaaaattctaacattttacttcaagattattttattagttatttgtgaattacagtattatttttaaattacaacatGATTGTGTGTTATAGCATTACAGATTAAATGGTCACTTCATATTTTAGATCTTGGTAATGTTCTAACTTCTACACCAAATGCCAAAACTCTTAATGGTAAAGCTGAAAGCAGCGATAGTGGAGCTGAATCTGAGGAAGAAGAGGCCCAGGAAGGCATGAAAGGAGCAGAACAAAGTGATAACGGTAATCTTTGGGTTATGAGCTAATCACTCTACATTAACTAAGGCGAAAGGCTATGGAGAGGTTTGGACTTATTTGGCATTGTGTGCGATTAGGGCACGTGGAGGGATGTGGGCTATTGACCCTATAACCAGGTTCGTTGTGGACCAAGAGGCTCTACTACAGAGTTTAGGGACAGCCAACCTTAAGCATAGATGGATTGATGTGAATTGAAGGCAAACAAGGATAGGCCACTCCTCTAGATGTAAAGCCTGAAATGCTGCAttagaaatgtattcatttaagGTATTGTTTccaatataaatatgcatatgttACCAAGGAGACAAGTTAAATTCTCAATATCTTGTCAAGAATGGCATGGATTCCAGAGAATAGAATGCAAGCAGAGATTCTGATGAAGAGGGAACATTGGAATCGTGGGGTTCTGCATTAGGGGGGCCTTGTGAGTAAGAGTACCAGTGATTCTTGGGGAGACTAGTTTAGAAAGGGGAGGCAGAAAGACACTAAAACAAGCCATACAGCTTAGTTTTGCCTTCACTTTCCAGTAAAGGCTGACAAATAATACCTTCTTTGAAGGCTCTTTTTACTGGCTATGTAGACCTATATATGGCTGGGTCTCATAGAGCAATTTGCCTATGCCCGAAAGAGTGAAAAGACCTCAAGAGATTTATCTCTTAAAAGGGGTTCTAGAAGATTCACAGGGAACTGAAGCAGTTTTGAAACCAACACAGTTTGGGTGAGCTCTCAGCATATAATTAACCCCTTTTCAAGGAGCACCCCATCTCTCTGATCCACGTAGGAAGCCCTTCAAATGGATTATGATAGGCTGGGGAAATGACTACCTGATATTAGAACATAGTGTACAGAAGTTTTCCTACAGTGAATTTTTATGAATCTCTCCATTTTCacataaaagataagaaaatgatgaagaaatCTGCAGACCATAAGAACTTGGAAATCGTTGTCACTAATGGCTATGAAAAAGACAGCTTTGTTCAGGGTGTACAGAACGACATTCATGCCAGTCCTTCCCTGAATGGCAGAGGTGCTGAGACAGTAAAATCTGTAGATCAAAACTTGGAGCAAACGGAAAAAACTGCTGTCTGCGTTCACCAAGGTACTGTCACATCAAAGTtgtttctctggcttctttcttatgaataatatattcttttaataattttaggaTATTTAGGAGctgttgagaattttaaaaacctctatTCAGTAACATGTTAaggtttattaatattataaggGTTTATAGCTTTGAAAGACCAAAATAGGGCCAaggcttttatatttttcttgaaatattttttattgtgtttttatatggaattttaaaataaaatctttgaaatttttacttttattactgATGTTTCTTTTAACTCACATCTCTAATTACATGATACTTTTGTTCTCAGGTCAGCAAAATAAGGTATAGTTGTTTCATAAGTTACGGCTCTAGGAGTGAGCCTATAGTGTGTATACAGTGAATTATTGACATTGCTGTAATTCACTAGAGAAACCAAGAAATACCATTTCTTAATATAACAACCAAATGTGCACAGTTGCGTCCCAAATTTAGGGTCCTAGCCAGTAGTCAgttttttcttataaagttaCTAGGTTTTTATAAGTTTGATCTGGACAGTGTCTTTTTATAATTCCATGATAAAATACTTTGTAGTCTTTTTACGTAAAAATTACtgactaaatttaaaatttgggtAAGTTAAAAGGAAGTAAATCAAATTTATCTCCCAATATGAAATGGTAAATCAAATTTATTCTcccaatatgaaaataatatagagcagataaattttgaaaatgtaataaatgcaTTTGTCTTCAAATAGAGAATAATTATTCTACCCggacatttgtatatatttagatGTAAATGATGATCATGTTGAAGATGTTTCAGCAATTCAGCATTTGACGAGTGATTCAGACAGTGAAGTATACTGTGATTCCATGGAGCAATTTGGACAAGAAGAggtaaaaatgacattttttaattggtaaaTTTTCAAAGTGATATATCAGAATTCCATGCATAACTTCTGTTAATAACAGATGTGTATGCTGTTCACCACTTTGAAAACATACCTCTAACATGTTtaaacatttgtattttgtttttttgtgaattaaaaaatatataaaattcctgaatattcaaaactgtttaaatattataatttataatgtatttaCAGTTATAAATATTCTGAGAGAGGTGGGATGGGAGGCAGAAAGTGAACTCCTTATGCTAGTCCTTATGTTTGAGACATTGATAACAGTCAAGAAGACTGAATAATTTCAAACAAATAAATCTGTCTTCATATTGACTAAATACATTGgactgaagttttgttttttttgttttttttttttgtggcacgcgggcctctcactgttgtggcctctcccgttgcggagcacaggctccggatgcgcaggctcaacggctgtggctcacgggcccagccgctctgcggcatgtgggatcctcccggaccagggcacgaacccgtgtcccctgcatcggcaggcagactctcaaccactatgccaccagggaagccctggactgaaattttaagtggaaatacttttcaaatttcaGTTAATTAAGATTTGGTATTGAAAACTAACATTTGGAAAACCATTAAAAGTAcatgaattttgtatttttctctttgacaaCTTTTTCTGATAACGACCAGGGTGGTTTTGATGTCTATAtttatgtttgttgtttttacatCCTCCCCCTGGTCTTTCCCCACCCCTGTTCTAacacagtgttttttaaatttttaaaatttattttattttaaaattaaattatttttttattttattgaattataattgatttacaatgttgtgacagtgcttttttttttttttttttttttttttttttttttgctgtacgcggggctctcactgttgtggcctctcccgttgcggagcacaggctccggacgcgcaggctcagtggccacggcccacaggcccatccgctccgcggcatgtgcgatcttcccggaccagggcatgaacccgcgtcccctgcatcggcaggcggactctcaaccactgcgccaccagggaagcccaacagtgcTTTTTGAATACAGTAACTCtggatatttaaaatgtttcttggaTGAATGACTGAGTCATGAGCACAGTTCACTGCCAAACATCTCAGTTCTTTGCTGAGATGTATATAAATCATCTCTATCCCATTTCTCCCCTACAGATGGGAGGCAGAATAtgaattaaagacatttttaagaaaaataatattttctataataacttttaaaaaataccgcTTTATAAAACCAGTCATTCTTCTATTGTCATGGAAACCTTGTGGTGTATAACTACGTGCTTTACATTTGTAGTCTTTAGATAGCTTTACGTCAAACAATGGACCATTTCGCTATTACTTGGGTGGTAATCCCAGTCAGCCCTTGGAAAGTTCTGGTTTTCCTGAAGATGTTCAAGTATCTCCTGGGAGTGGCAACAGGGGAGACACACAGGCGGCAGCAGTGGAAGGCAAAGGTGAAGTAAAGCACGGAGGAGAGGATGGCGGGAATAACAGTGGAGCGCCGCACCGTGAGAAACGGGCTGGAGAAAGTGAGGAATTCTCTAACGTCAGGAGAGGGAGAGGTGTGTAGCACTTGTTTTTTGCTCTCACTGTCTTTATAAACGAATTAATGAAATGGGGAGGTTCTAGATAGGAGAGGCACCAGGACTGTCCCTCTGCAAAGGGAATGTTGAAAGTTATCTTCGCGGAACATCTAACCATTTTCCTTTATGTCTGGTTCTCTCCTTTGACTCTACAGGGCATAGCAGTGTATTCTTTGAAGGTGTGGGAGAAAACATGTCTATTTCCACATCTTTTATGCAGTGTTTTAAGGTAGCCAAATTTATGTTTTATCACCTCCTTGAACGCTCACTGATTGCTCCAGCTGTGCTGCTGCTTTTTTCCTACTATAGGTGAAGATCTGAATTCCTTATTGTTTCCCATTTCCCCGCTTAGGTCAAAAGACATCATTTCAAGCTGATAAATCAAGTAATAGAGATAAAAGAACATTTAACAGTACAGAGGGAAACATTAAGAATATTAATGTGATCAGGTAATAAAGAGTTGAGTGGGGAAGAAAAGTAGGAATATTAATTTACAGTTGTTTATAGTAAGGAATCAATAGGTACTGTCAAAATAGCCATTTGAACAAAAACAAACCTTTCtaatttatcagaaaaaaatacacatttttaaaaaagcagtgaaaacaaaccatgtagtaaaatattttttaaaacaatgcataATATAAAAGACTTAAGATCAAATGTATTTGTGAAAGCAGTACAAGTAAAGAGGCTCTACTCACCTACTTAAAGAAGAAGGTATTTGTATTGGTTCACCAAGCAAAGCATAACTTCATGCTATAGTctacagaaagtaaaaaataaaaatataggcaaAGGTATCTCACacaaatgcacattaaaataagACAAGATTAGTAATCTTGATATCAGGGAAGATTAATTTCAGGACAAAAAGCATTAAGATAAAGAGGGCCACTTGTAATGTTAGGGTGTGCAGTAGAGACTTAAAATTGTTAATATCTTATATAACATCAACACTTCAAAAAGCAAAATCTGCAGATGATATAAGGAGAAATAGGGAAAATCATATTAATATTCAGGAGACTTTAATGTACTTTTTTTGGTCTATATGAGAGTATAAGGACAAAAACATAACTAAGAATAATGAGAACCTTACTAACATAATTAATTTGGTAAATCTTATTGGTAGTTATCAAACTGTGTACCATGATACTTATGGAACCTGATAATTCTAGATGCTAATTTTTTCCTTGTTACCCTTATGACACCCAGGCAAGAAACTCTGGactgtatttcttatttattgtcaCCATTGTCTCCCCTTTTCTACATTTGGTCCATCAGATAAACCTGTAGTTCATTCTCTCTaatgtcttcctttccaatttgataGCCAGGCCAAGCTTTTCGTTTTTCACTGATTCAGAAACCTCTTAAGCTTGTATGACTGTTATTATTTTCTAAGTAAATACATTCTCAAAGTGATCAGGAtaatctctctgtttttcttttgtttttttttttactaagacACATTCTTCCTATTGAAGAATATACAGTGTTTTTTGTCTGTATatatgcctctctctctccctctctctctctctctctctctctctctctctctctctctctctctctatatatatatatatatatatatatatataggtctgCCTATAAAGCCTACACTCCTCACCTTCACATGGAACTTGATTCAACCTGTCCTTTGCTCTTCCTGACGTTATCATCCTCATGTTTTCATCACTCTCCTTTTTAGCATCTACCtcaaataagtaaagaaaatctTCCCACTTCCACCACCGGCTTGCCCCTTCCATGTCTATGTCTTTCCTATCGTTTGGCATAGTCTTTTGTCTCTTCTTTGTTGATATTTGACTATCCCTTCATTCAAAATTcaacctaaaggaaaaaaatagtgctTTGGGGGAGTCTTTCCTAATAATTcacatttaactttaattagtggaatactatattattttaatatccttACACTTTTACACGCATTCCTTTTGCCAGGACTTTTATGTGCTCGGAATATAGGATAGGTTAATAAATCTTGATAGCATATTATAAAGCAGTAGGGAAAAAGCAGGCTCTGGGGACCCCTAGGGTAAGATAGTCAAGTG
It encodes the following:
- the ACBD5 gene encoding acyl-CoA-binding domain-containing protein 5 isoform X7 — encoded protein: MADTRSVHETRFEAAVKVIQSLPKNGSFQPTNEMMLKFYSFYKQATEGPCKLSRPGFWDPIGRYKWDAWSSLGDMTKEEAMIAYVEEMKKILETMPMTEKVEELLHVIGPFYEIIEDKKSGRSSDLTSDLGNVLTSTPNAKTLNGKAESSDSGAESEEEEAQEGMKGAEQSDNDKKMMKKSADHKNLEIVVTNGYEKDSFVQGVQNDIHASPSLNGRGAETVKSVDQNLEQTEKTAVCVHQDVNDDHVEDVSAIQHLTSDSDSEVYCDSMEQFGQEESLDSFTSNNGPFRYYLGGNPSQPLESSGFPEDVQVSPGSGNRGDTQAAAVEGKGEVKHGGEDGGNNSGAPHREKRAGESEEFSNVRRGRGHRMQHLSEGSKGQQVGSGGDGERWGSDRGSRGSLNEQIALMLMRLQEDMQNVLQRLHKLETLTASQAKSSALQTGNQPPSPKIELKKIFS